GCGCCGCCGTGGGGCTGTTCATCCTGTTCCTGGCCGCAACCGGCATGCCGTGGTCGGTTGTGTGGGGCGCCAAGGTCAACCAGTGGGCCAACGGCAGCAACTTCGGCTATCCGCCCGGCGTGCGCGTGGCGCTGCCGATGTCGGACGAACACCTGGGCCACATGGGGCCCACCACCTGGTCTCTGGAACAGGCGCGCATGCCGGAATCGCCGCACATGCACACCATGGGCCAGCCCATCGGACTGGACGCGGCCGTGGCCGCCTTCAACCGCCTGGGCCTGGCGCCGGGCTACGCCATCAACGTGCCGCAGGGCGCGGCCGGCGTCTACACCGGCTCGGTGTACCCCAACGACCTGGCGCGCCAGCGCGTGGTGCACTTGGACCAGTACAGCGGCAAGCCGCTGCTGGACATGAGCTATGCCGACTACGGCCCGCTGGGCAAGACTCTGGAATGGGGCATCAACGTGCACATGGGGCAGGAATTCGGGCTGGCCAACCAACTGATCCTGCTGGCCGCCTGCCTGGGCATCGTGCTGCTCAGCGTGGCCGGCGGCGTCATGTGGTGGAAGCGGCGCCCCGCGGGCGGGCTGGGCGTCCCGCCCATGCCGGCGGCGCGCGGCGCCCTGCGCGGCGTACTGGCGCTGATGATCGTGGGCGGCATCATTTTCCCGCTGGTGGGCGCATCGCTGCTGGTGATGCTGCTGCTCGACCAGCTGGTGCTGCGCTGCGCGCGCGTTGACACCGCGTCCTGCCGCGTGTAATTTCTACACCCATCATGCATCGACGCGCACTCCGCCTTTCCAGCCATCGCGCCCCGGCTCCCGCCGGCGCCGCGCGCGCGTCGCGCCTCATCGCCACCCCCGTCGCCCCGCCAGCGGGCGTCGTCGCGGGCCGGGCGGCACCGCCGCCCCCCGCCGCCGTCCTGGGCTGATCCCAGCCCTTCTGGCGGTTCCAGCACTTTCGCATTGAATCAGGCCGTCCGGCGCCTTCGCGCGCCGGCCGCGGCCGCTGGAACCTGTGCGTTTCCCTGACGGGTGAAATCCGATGAATCATGCAAGAACGGCCTATACGGCCCATGGCGCCACGGCGCTTTTCGTGCTGCTGTGGAGCAGCGGCGCAATCTTCTCGAAATGGGGGCTGGCGTCCGCCACGCCTTTTGCATTCCTGCTGCTGCGCTTCGCGCTGGCGCTGGCCACCCTGCTGGCGCTGGCGTGCGCCGCCCGCCAGCCGTGGCTGCCGCCGCGCGGCGCGCGCGGGCGCGTCGCGGCCACCGGCCTGACGATGATAGGCGGCTATTCGATCTGCTACTTCCTGGCGCTGGACCACGGCATCACGCCGGGCGTGCTGGCCACCACGCTGGGCGCCCAGCCCCTGCTGACCCTGGTCTTGCTGGAACGCCGCTATGCGCTGCCGCGCGTGCTGGGGCTGGCGCTGGCCCTGGCCGGCCTGGCGCTGGTGATGTGGGACAGCATCGGCCTGGCGCGCTATTCAGCCGCCGGCATGCTGTATGCGCTGGGCGCGCTGCTGTGCATGACCGGCGGCGCGATTCTGCAGAAAAGCCTGCGCCAGCCGCCGCTGCGCGCCCTGCCGCTGCAATATGCCGTGGGCCTGCTGCTGTGCCTGGCCTGCCTGCCGCTGCAGCCCTGGCGCCTGTCCGGCGGCATAGGGTTGTGGGTACCGCTGCTGTGGCTGAGCCTGATGATTTCGGTGGGCGCCACGCTGCTGCTGTACCGGCTGATCCAGGCCGGCAACCTGGTCAACGTCACCAGCCTGTTTTACCTGGTGCCGGGCGTGACCGCGCTGCTGGACTACCTGCTGCTGGGCAACCGCCTGGCCCCGCTCAGCCTGGCGGGTATGGCGGCCATCCTGGCCGGCCTGGCGCTGGTGTTCCGGGCTGCGCCGCGCACGTAGG
This genomic window from Bordetella petrii contains:
- a CDS encoding PepSY-associated TM helix domain-containing protein — its product is MSHDNTSEPDTASRADVYRAVWRWHFYAGLLVLPFMILLAVTGGLYLFHNEIENAWYRGLRHVEPAAAPARAPSALAAAALRAHPGTLVKYLPPAAPDASAQVVVKPAGGDSLSVYVNPYSGRVLGALPERGTLMWTVRRLHSLDYFGPIANGAIEIAAGWSILLVLTGIYLWWPRGRKQGVVSVRGTPRKRVFWRDIHAVTGAAVGLFILFLAATGMPWSVVWGAKVNQWANGSNFGYPPGVRVALPMSDEHLGHMGPTTWSLEQARMPESPHMHTMGQPIGLDAAVAAFNRLGLAPGYAINVPQGAAGVYTGSVYPNDLARQRVVHLDQYSGKPLLDMSYADYGPLGKTLEWGINVHMGQEFGLANQLILLAACLGIVLLSVAGGVMWWKRRPAGGLGVPPMPAARGALRGVLALMIVGGIIFPLVGASLLVMLLLDQLVLRCARVDTASCRV
- a CDS encoding DMT family transporter is translated as MNHARTAYTAHGATALFVLLWSSGAIFSKWGLASATPFAFLLLRFALALATLLALACAARQPWLPPRGARGRVAATGLTMIGGYSICYFLALDHGITPGVLATTLGAQPLLTLVLLERRYALPRVLGLALALAGLALVMWDSIGLARYSAAGMLYALGALLCMTGGAILQKSLRQPPLRALPLQYAVGLLLCLACLPLQPWRLSGGIGLWVPLLWLSLMISVGATLLLYRLIQAGNLVNVTSLFYLVPGVTALLDYLLLGNRLAPLSLAGMAAILAGLALVFRAAPRT